In Herbinix luporum, a single window of DNA contains:
- a CDS encoding metallophosphoesterase family protein produces the protein MNTEKRLTKAYKEATIEYFDKDSKYVIFSDTHRGDDSVSDEFARNQVIFLHVLNYYNKNGYIYVEAGDGDELWEHKNFNHIRLAHKDIFIVLKKFYEAGRLRMLYGNHNIYLKNKKYVEKNYYQFYDEYNQKKVNLFQGIKPMEALVLKHRITKQEILIVHGHQGDLINDQFWYISMILLRYFWRFLHIVGFENPSSPARNLYKRHKVEKNYNKWIKKHKIMLICGHTHRIKFPKKNDLPYFNTGCCINTRGIPGIEIVDDTILMVDWRVKADENGNMRIERTIVRGPEPIERYNCKNIGNFSNDSNCSQIDS, from the coding sequence ATGAACACCGAAAAAAGACTGACAAAAGCATACAAAGAAGCCACAATTGAATACTTTGATAAAGATTCTAAATATGTTATTTTTAGTGACACACACCGGGGCGATGATAGTGTATCCGATGAATTTGCCCGTAATCAGGTGATTTTTCTTCATGTTCTAAATTACTATAATAAAAACGGCTATATATATGTAGAGGCAGGGGATGGGGATGAACTTTGGGAACATAAGAACTTTAATCATATTCGCCTTGCCCATAAGGATATTTTTATAGTATTAAAAAAATTTTATGAAGCAGGAAGACTTAGAATGCTCTATGGTAACCATAACATTTATCTTAAAAACAAGAAATATGTAGAAAAAAATTATTATCAGTTTTATGATGAGTATAATCAAAAAAAGGTAAACCTCTTTCAGGGTATAAAGCCTATGGAAGCCTTGGTCTTAAAACACCGGATAACAAAACAAGAAATTCTTATTGTTCATGGACATCAAGGTGATTTAATAAATGACCAGTTCTGGTATATATCAATGATTCTTTTACGATATTTTTGGAGGTTCTTGCATATAGTAGGCTTTGAAAATCCCTCCAGTCCCGCAAGAAATTTATATAAAAGGCATAAGGTTGAAAAAAACTATAATAAGTGGATTAAGAAGCATAAAATAATGTTAATTTGCGGCCATACTCACAGAATTAAATTTCCTAAGAAAAATGATCTGCCCTACTTTAACACAGGATGTTGTATTAACACCAGGGGAATACCGGGTATAGAGATAGTGGATGATACTATTTTAATGGTGGATTGGAGAGTTAAAGCTGATGAAAATGGTAACATGCGAATTGAAAGAACTATAGTAAGAGGTCCTGAGCCTATTGAAAGATATAATTGTAAGAATATCGGCAATTTTAGTAATGATTCTAATTGCAGTCAAATAGATAGTTAG
- a CDS encoding D-alanine--D-alanine ligase family protein produces MKIVVLAGGTSPERDVSLSTGKMIYKALKNKGHQTILLDVYLGYEGDTSNLFDIEKDWAEGIGNIGTYNPDIKEIKALRKGNPDHFFGPGVLEICDMADIVFLALHGENGEDGRIQAAFDLMGIKYTGTDYASSTIAMDKAVSKELFTYYNIPSPKGIYVRKGEEYTWDSFPCVVKVNNGGSSVGVSIVHSADEMDAAIDNALSYGDQLIIEQYIKGREFSVGVIDGKALPVIEIAPISGFYDYKNKYQAGNAIETCPADLDEAISKQMQDFAVMVFKALRLKTYARMDFLLNDKNEIYCLEANTLPGMTPTSLLPQEAKAIGIDFEDLCELIIDISLKKYNK; encoded by the coding sequence ATGAAGATAGTAGTATTAGCAGGGGGAACCAGTCCCGAACGAGATGTATCTCTTTCTACAGGAAAGATGATTTATAAAGCTTTAAAAAATAAGGGACACCAAACCATACTATTAGATGTATATTTAGGTTACGAAGGAGATACAAGTAATCTATTTGATATAGAAAAAGACTGGGCCGAAGGAATCGGCAATATCGGTACCTATAATCCAGATATAAAGGAAATTAAAGCCCTAAGAAAAGGCAATCCAGATCACTTCTTCGGACCGGGGGTACTGGAAATATGCGACATGGCAGATATCGTATTTTTAGCACTCCACGGGGAAAACGGTGAAGACGGCAGAATCCAGGCTGCCTTTGACCTAATGGGTATTAAATATACCGGTACCGATTATGCCAGCAGTACCATTGCTATGGATAAGGCTGTCTCCAAAGAACTGTTTACATATTATAATATCCCTAGTCCTAAAGGTATCTATGTTAGAAAGGGAGAAGAATATACTTGGGATAGCTTTCCTTGCGTTGTTAAGGTAAATAATGGTGGTTCCAGTGTAGGTGTATCCATTGTGCATTCAGCTGATGAAATGGATGCTGCCATTGATAATGCCCTATCCTATGGGGACCAACTTATTATAGAACAATATATTAAAGGTAGGGAGTTTTCTGTAGGAGTAATTGACGGAAAGGCTTTACCTGTTATTGAGATTGCCCCTATTTCAGGTTTTTACGATTATAAAAATAAATATCAGGCAGGCAATGCCATTGAAACATGTCCTGCTGACCTTGATGAGGCCATATCAAAACAGATGCAGGATTTTGCAGTAATGGTATTTAAGGCTCTTCGCCTAAAAACCTATGCCCGAATGGACTTTTTATTAAATGATAAAAATGAAATCTACTGCCTAGAAGCAAATACCCTTCCCGGTATGACCCCTACATCCTTACTTCCCCAAGAGGCCAAGGCTATAGGAATAGATTTTGAAGATTTATGCGAATTAATAATAGATATTTCCTTGAAAAAATATAATAAATAA